In Candidatus Woesebacteria bacterium, one DNA window encodes the following:
- a CDS encoding Peptidoglycan hydrolase, with translation MTMSKARLLILLRKVFFLLFLVSFFYLFKNVVFAQTCPTTDYDCQIREIQKEIDLLKPAHEKNKAELDGLKKQLANLDKRIKNLSLKLKENEAEIEKREEDLAYAKEIFNQKANSHYRFLRLYDPIIPFLSAPLASEAFKEINFRQRAIDDDRRTMEKYAQDLLELKSDRETLEKNKTSLASLKKQVDERATFLAGEVEKTEKYLASLSAKQEAILAAKSGSFIASVGDSELADDYYASIKGFREAAPPGSYAVFAFGAYTHRKGMSQYGARGRANSGANYKDILRAYYGKEPVKKDTGGTINVSGVGTVDFEGYYLLGIAEMPSTWHPEALKAQAVAARTYAYRYKVEGRSICTTESCQVFRKSKADNSPEAWRKAVEETRGEVLEDVITFYSSTAGGYLTTMGWDTTDGSGGGNFLDKSYEKIGGSPWVYKAWYTKDYSPQSDKCGRSNPWLTSEELADIINAARYRDERVTPVTTACWGGNPYSYEELRRKANGPSRVNSVSVIQGNGSTSKVIFQTDIGQIELSADEFKTAFNLRAPGYLKIPQKGYTFFNIEKK, from the coding sequence ATGACGATGTCAAAAGCCCGCTTGTTGATTTTGCTAAGAAAAGTCTTTTTTCTTTTGTTTTTGGTCTCATTTTTTTATCTTTTTAAAAATGTTGTTTTTGCTCAAACCTGTCCCACTACTGATTATGATTGCCAGATAAGAGAAATTCAAAAAGAAATTGATCTTTTAAAACCCGCTCATGAGAAAAATAAAGCTGAGCTTGATGGTCTTAAAAAGCAACTTGCCAATCTTGATAAAAGAATTAAAAATCTTTCTTTGAAATTGAAGGAAAATGAAGCTGAGATAGAAAAAAGGGAAGAGGATTTAGCTTATGCCAAAGAAATTTTCAATCAGAAAGCAAACAGCCATTATCGCTTTTTAAGGCTTTATGATCCGATTATTCCCTTTCTTTCAGCCCCTTTAGCCTCAGAGGCTTTTAAGGAAATTAATTTCAGGCAGAGAGCGATTGATGATGACAGGCGGACGATGGAAAAATATGCTCAAGATCTTTTGGAACTTAAAAGTGATAGAGAAACTTTGGAGAAGAATAAGACTAGCCTTGCTTCTTTGAAAAAACAGGTTGATGAAAGAGCTACTTTTTTGGCAGGTGAGGTTGAAAAAACAGAAAAATATTTGGCTTCTTTGTCGGCAAAACAGGAGGCAATACTTGCAGCAAAAAGCGGCAGTTTTATTGCCAGTGTTGGAGATAGTGAACTTGCGGATGATTATTATGCTTCAATCAAAGGTTTTCGTGAAGCGGCACCTCCTGGTTCCTATGCTGTTTTTGCTTTTGGCGCTTATACCCATCGCAAAGGCATGAGCCAATATGGAGCAAGAGGAAGGGCTAATTCAGGGGCAAACTACAAAGATATTCTAAGGGCTTATTATGGCAAGGAACCGGTTAAAAAAGATACCGGTGGAACGATTAATGTTTCAGGAGTGGGAACGGTTGATTTTGAAGGATATTATCTTTTGGGAATTGCTGAAATGCCATCTACCTGGCATCCCGAAGCCTTGAAAGCTCAGGCGGTAGCAGCAAGAACTTATGCCTATCGTTATAAAGTTGAGGGAAGATCTATTTGTACAACTGAATCTTGTCAGGTTTTTAGGAAGTCAAAAGCTGATAATTCTCCTGAGGCTTGGAGAAAAGCGGTTGAAGAAACAAGAGGGGAGGTTTTGGAAGATGTAATTACTTTTTATTCCTCAACTGCAGGTGGGTATTTGACGACAATGGGTTGGGATACAACAGATGGCTCGGGTGGCGGAAATTTTCTTGATAAATCCTATGAGAAAATTGGTGGCTCGCCTTGGGTTTATAAGGCATGGTACACCAAAGACTATAGCCCCCAAAGTGATAAGTGTGGAAGAAGTAATCCTTGGTTAACAAGCGAGGAATTAGCAGACATTATCAATGCCGCGCGTTATCGTGATGAAAGAGTTACCCCTGTTACAACCGCTTGTTGGGGTGGCAATCCTTATTCTTATGAAGAATTAAGGCGAAAAGCCAATGGTCCATCAAGGGTAAATTCGGTTAGTGTAATTCAAGGTAATGGTTCAACCAGTAAGGTAATTTTTCAGACAGATATTGGCCAAATTGAATTGTCAGCTGATGAATTCAAAACCGCCTTTAATCTTCGCGCTCCCGGTTATCTTAAAATTCCCCAGAAAGGGTACACCTTCTTTAACATTGAAAAGAAGTAG
- a CDS encoding tmRNA-binding protein SmpB: MKIINKKASFNYTLLERFEAGIALIGVEIKALRERGADLNNAFVKIINGEAYLINANIFSESDNPTRSRKLLLHKREIISLENKIKAKKLTLIPTKIYNKGRHIKVEISLAKPKKQFEKKEALKRQDIEKEAERELKDFNK, from the coding sequence GTGAAAATCATTAATAAAAAGGCTTCTTTTAATTATACCCTGCTTGAAAGATTTGAGGCGGGGATTGCTCTTATTGGAGTTGAAATTAAAGCCCTAAGAGAAAGAGGAGCTGATCTTAACAATGCTTTTGTCAAAATCATAAACGGCGAAGCATATCTTATAAACGCTAATATTTTTAGTGAAAGTGATAATCCGACAAGATCAAGAAAACTTCTTCTACATAAAAGAGAAATTATTTCTTTGGAAAATAAAATAAAGGCCAAAAAATTGACTTTGATACCCACAAAAATATATAATAAGGGCCGTCATATCAAGGTTGAGATATCTCTGGCAAAACCCAAAAAGCAATTTGAAAAGAAAGAAGCCTTAAAAAGGCAAGATATCGAAAAAGAAGCGGAAAGAGAGCTTAAAGATTTTAATAAATAA
- a CDS encoding Competence protein ComFC — protein sequence MLFDFLFPKRCVSCQKKVGYICKSCLRLVNKASPFCPVCLEPSIDGVTHFKCLKKLSLDGIVAIWLYRGVIRKAILALKYKFISDLARDLVSLSLLSLKDNYSISSLKNVILVPIPLNKKRSNWRGFNQTEFLGRMIASSFGWKFSSNLLLRKKFTKPQAGLGKKERRKNVKDAFAINPQFAKIKNDNLEVVILDDVFTTGSTLKEACKVLKRNGFKTVWGLVLAKS from the coding sequence ATGCTTTTTGATTTTTTGTTTCCTAAAAGGTGCGTTTCCTGTCAGAAAAAAGTGGGCTATATTTGCAAATCTTGTCTTCGTTTGGTTAATAAAGCTTCTCCTTTTTGCCCTGTTTGTCTTGAGCCTTCAATTGATGGAGTAACTCATTTTAAATGCCTTAAAAAACTCTCGCTTGACGGAATAGTAGCAATTTGGCTTTACCGTGGAGTTATTAGAAAGGCGATTTTGGCTTTAAAATATAAATTTATTTCTGATTTGGCGCGGGATTTGGTTTCTCTTTCTCTTTTGAGTCTTAAAGATAATTATTCAATTTCTTCTTTGAAAAATGTAATTTTGGTGCCGATTCCGCTTAATAAGAAAAGATCTAATTGGCGCGGTTTTAATCAGACGGAGTTTTTGGGGAGGATGATAGCCTCCTCTTTTGGCTGGAAATTTTCTTCCAATTTGCTTTTGAGGAAGAAATTCACCAAACCTCAAGCTGGCCTTGGCAAGAAAGAAAGAAGGAAGAATGTTAAGGATGCTTTTGCTATTAACCCGCAATTTGCCAAGATCAAAAATGACAATCTAGAGGTGGTTATTCTTGATGATGTCTTTACCACAGGTTCAACTCTTAAGGAAGCTTGCAAAGTCTTAAAAAGAAATGGGTTTAAGACGGTTTGGGGACTTGTCTTGGCAAAGTCTTAG